The sequence below is a genomic window from Luteitalea sp..
GTCTTCGGGACCTGCGCCTTGCGGGTGACTTCCTCGTTCATGTCGACGCCGAGACCGGGCCGATCGGTCAGCGTCACGAACCCCTTCTGGATGATCTCGCCCTGTTGAACGAAGTTGCGCCACAGGTCGAGCCGCGGGATCCAATGCCACTCCAGCACCAGGAAGTTCGGCACGGCGGCGCAGACATGGCACGAGGCCATCGTCCCGATCGGCGACACCACACAGTGCGGCGCGAACGGCACGTAGTAGGTGTGCGCCATGTCCGCGATCTTCCGTCCCTCGAGCAGCCCGCCGCACTTCTGCAGGTCGGGCATGATGATGTCGGCTGCGCGCTTCTCGAGCACCTCGCGGAAGCCATGCCGCAGGAACAGGTTCTCGCCGCAGCAGATCGGTGTCGACGTCGACTCGCGGATGTCGCGCATCGCGTCGACGTTCTCGGCCGGCACTGGCTCTTCGAGGAACAGCAGCTTGAACGGCTCGGCTTCCTTGGCGACGCGCTTGCCGGTCGTCATGTCGTACCGGCCGTGCATGTCGACCGCAAGGTCCACGCGCTTGTCGAACGACTCGCGCATGAACGCGACCTTGTCGAGCATGTGGTCGATCTCGGCGTTGCTGGCCGTCCAGTTGACGCTATCCCACCGCATCGGATCGTTGCGGTCGTCGATGTCGATCTTCACGGCAGTAAAGCCGAGGTCTTTGATCTGCTGCAGCTTCTTCTCGGCCTCGGGGTCGTCCCGGTTGTTGGTCTGCGAGTCGCAGTAGATGCGAATCCGATCGCGCTGCTTGCCGCCAAGCAGCTGATAGACGGGCAGCTCGAGCGCCTTGCCGGCGAGATCCCACAAGGCGGTCTCGACCGCGGTCAACGCGGCGACGTACTGGCCCGCCTGCGCGCCAGCGAAAATGCCGGACGTACGGATCCGCTCGAAAAGAAAGTCGACGTTCAGCGGATCCTGCCCGACGAGGAAGCGGCGGAACATCCCGACGAGCGGCACGCCGCCCTGGACGGCGTCGGTCCCCTCCCCGTGCCCGAACAGGCCCTGGTCGGTGTAGACGCGGACGTGCAGCTGGTAACCGTGGCCCATCACCTCGGCGGTCCGCACGTCGGTAATTTTCAGTTTGGGCCGTCCATACGGCGAGGACGCTCGCTGCACCGCGGCACTCAGCGTGGGAACGCCCAGCAGCCCTATCGGCGCGAACAGCGCATTGCACATCAGGTCACGGCGAGTCAGTCGCGGCATGAATCGTCACCTCCTGCGGCGCCACTCCTACGTACGCGCCGCTCTCAGAACCCTTGAGGTACCGAAACTTGACTCTTGAGTCAAGTTTTTGGGTGCGTCAAGTGAGCGTCGGGGGGCGCGGCTGAAAGCCGCGGCCCGCTAGAAATTTACCTTCAACGCAAACTGCATGCTTCGGTTGTCCACGATCGTCGTCGTGATTCGTCCCGCGTTCGGGTCTCCGATGTTGTCGTTGGGGAAGCCGAAGCCCGGATGGTTGAACAGGTTGAAGGCGTCCCATCGGAGCTCGAGATTCGATCGGCCGGCGAGGCTGAATCGCTTCGACAGCGACATGTCGAAATTGACATGCCCCGGCGCGTACAGGATGCCGCGCCCCGAGTTGCCGTAGGTGTTGGGGGGCGGCGCCTGGAAGTCGGCGGGGTTGAACCAGAGGTCGACGGTGGGCTCGTCCAGCTTCCCGGAGCCGATGCGATCCGGCCAGCTCGGCGCACCGTTGTTGACGCCGGTCTGCAGGCTCACTGTGAACGGGCGGCCTGTCGTCACTGTCGTGATGCCGGCGAGCTGCCAGCCGCCCGCGATGCCTTGCAGCACGCCGCCGGCGTCCTGCAGCCAGCGGCGCCCCGCACCGAACGGCAGCTCGTACACATAGCTGATCACCGTGCGGTGACGCGTGTCGTACCCGGACGGCCCGTGCCACGCGTCCATGTTGGTGACGGTCTGCCCGCCGCCCACGGCCCCACCACCGCTGGCCGCCGCGCCGCCGTAGTCGAGCGACTTGCCATACGTGTAGCTCACCAGGAACTGCAGGCCGTTCCTGAAGCGCTGCTGGAGCTTGACCGTGCCCGCGTGGTAGGTAGACCGATTGCGCGGGTCGCACTGGAGCATGTTGCTCAGGCCGGCGACCTGCTGCATCAGGCGGCGGGACTCCAGCGACTCCGGCCCTGGCTGCACCTCGTTGGGGTTGTAACAGAGCGTGAGATGCTTCCCGGCGCTGCCGACGTACTCGAGCTCCACGAGCATCGAGGAGAACAGGTGGCGCTCGATCCCGAGATGCCACTGCTCCGCGTACGCCGTCTCGTTCTCGTAGCCGTGGCCAATCACACGCGGATTGGCCGCGAGGAGCTCCTCCGTTGTGCGCGGCTTGATGGGAACGATCAAAGGGAACGGATTGTCAATCGTCCGCACCTCGCTGAAGTCGAGCGGGTTGGTCTGGTGCTGGACGTTCTGCGAGATGGTGAACGGCACGTTGAGATGGTTCAGGTTGCCCGCGGCGTACGGGCTGGGGAAGTGGGTAATGCCGAAGCCGGTCCGCAGGATGGTCCTGAGGTCACCGGTCAGGGCGTAAGTCAGGCCCAGGCGCGGGGCGAAATTGTTGTAGCGCGTCTTCTTGTTCGCGCTGCGGGTTGTGCCGTCCTCGCCGGCATACACGAGGCGGAGCTCCTGGAAGTCGAAGTTCGCGAGGCGATTCTGGTCCTCGGTCGGCGGACGGAAGATCTCGTACCGCAGCCCCGCGTTGACGGTCAGCCGGCTGTTGACCTTGAAATCGTCCTGTACGAAGGCGGCCTGCTCGATGACCCTGAAGTTGGGTACTTCGAGCAGGAAGCCGCGTGACGCGTTGTTGAAGTTGCCCAGGAGCACGGCCGCGAGCCCCGTTCCGCCGGTGTTCGTCAGCGGGTCGTTCACAAAGCTCGTGCCGAACGTGATCTGGCTACGCGTGTTGTCGTGAATCATCGGCGACGGAAAGCGGTCGACGATGCGATAGCCGAACTTCACCTGGTGGCGCCCCTTGAGCCAGACCAGCGCGTCCTCGATCTGGTAGTGGAACTGCTTCGGGTTGACGGGCAGGAACGACGGACCGCCCGAGATGCCCGTGAAGTTCGTCACGTCGATGTTCGGCAGCCCCGACGTGATGTCGCTGATGTTGATCCCACGGATGCCCAGCGACTCGGCTGCGCGATGGCCAAAGTCGGACTGCGTGGTGAACGGCTCGGTCTTGGCATAGCCGACGCGGAGCTCGTTCACGAAGGTGGGACCGAGCACCTTCGAGTAATTGAACGCGGCGCCGTGGGTCGTGAGCGTCGTGTTCTGGATGCCCGCGACGAACGGGCCGAGGTCGAACATGGCGGCGGCATCCGGCGGGGTCGGCAGACAGCAGTTCGCCTGACCCTGGGGCGCATCCAGCCTGAACCGGCCGTAGTTGAACCGCACGAAGAACGAGTCGTTGTCCGTCACCCGGTGGTCGACGCGGCCGGAGAACGCGTTGTCGTTGATCTCGCGGTTGGGCGTGGAGATGAAGTTGTCGAAGTTGCCCGAGCCGGTGTTCGGCGTCGGATAGATGCTGGCAATGTTCCGCCCGACGGGGTGGATGCGATCCGGCGGGATGACGTTGTTCGGGAACGGATCCCGCACCACGCGTCCCTGCCCGTCCACCCGTGTCGTCAGGGGATCGTAGATCACGATGAGGTTGCCGTCCCGGTCGCGGTAGTTGCTGAAGTCGCCCAGCCGCGTCGCCGCGGTCGGCACCGTGTTGACCGTCGTCACGCCGCGCGTCTCCCGGATGCCAGCATAGTCCGCGAAGAAGAACGTGCGGTTGCGCCCGTTGTATAGCCCCGGGATCACGAGCGGCCCTCCGAGCGCTCCGCCGAACTGGTGGCGGTCGAGCGGAGGGACCGGGTCCTTGATCAGGGACCCGTCGGGCGCCACGGTCTTCCGCACGAAGAAGTTGCGCGCATCGAACGCGTCATTACGCAGGTACTCGAACACCGTGCCCTGGAGCTGATTGGCGCCCGACTTGGTGGACACGGACACGACGCCCGCGCCGCGGCCGAACTCCGCGGAGAAGACGCCCGTGAGCACCTTGAACTCACGGACCTGTTCGACGGACGGGGCGACGATGACCGTGTTGAAGGTGAACTCGTTGTTATCGATGCCGTCGACGAGCCAGCCGTTCGAGTTGGCCTGGTGGCCGAGCGCGTTGAAGTTCGACGCCCCGCGCGGGTTGAACGTGCTCGCACCCGACAGGTTCTCGTTGGCCTGCCCCGGCGTGATGGCCGGCACCAGGTAGACGAGCGTCGCGAAGTTACGGCCGTTCAGCGGCAGCTCCTTGACGGCCTTTTCCTCGATGACCGTGCCGACTTCGGACGTGTCGGTCCGGACGACTGGCGCACCGGCCAGGACCGTCGTGGTCTCCTCGAGCGCGCCGATCTCGAGCGTCGCGTCGATCCGCAGCCGATCGCTCACCTGCAGGACCAGGCCGCTGCGCACCCAGGACCTGAAGCCCTCCAGCTCGACCTGCACTTCATATTCGCCAGGCACGAGGAACAGCGCGGCGTAGGCCCCGTTCTGGTCCGTCACGAGGGTCGTCGCGGTGTTCCGGTTGACGTGTCGAATCGTGACCTGAGCCCCGGGCACGACCTGACCGCTCGAATCGGTGACGGCTCCGACGATGCTCCCGGTGGCAACCTGGGCGGAGGCGGCAAGGGGCGACAGCAACGTCACGAGCACGGGAACCACAGCAGCGAGACGCAAGGGCGCAAAGTAAGTTAGCACCATCACTACCTCCCAACAGACGCTCGCGCGTTCGAGGCGCAGTTGGCTTCTGGCCTGACAAGAAGAATCGATAATCGAGTACCATGAAACCGGGTCGGCGCGCAAGGGGAACCTGTTCCAGAACCGGTTCCAGGGACTCGGAAGGGGAAGCAATGAGGACGCTCACGCGTGGCGGTCTGGCGGTTCTCGCTGCGCTGGCATTTGCCGGCGGCAGGGTGATGTTGGCACAGGTGAAGACCGACGTCCCGCGAGTCGTTGAGGGCGCGAAGACAGTGACCGTGGAACACGTCAAGATTCACGGCGCGTCACTGGAAGGCAATCTCGAGGGAAACGCTGTCGAGCGCGAGACAATCGTCTTCCTGCCGCCCAGTTACGGGAAGGACCAGCGCCGACGGTATCCCGTCGTGTATGCGTTGCACGGCTATTCCATCGGGGCGGAAGAGTGGACGCACGAGATCCATGTGCCGCAAACCATCGAGGGGGCGTTCGCGCAGGGCGCGAGAGAAATGATTGTCGTGCTGCCCGATTCGAAGACCGTGCACAACGGCTCGATGTATTCGAGCTCGATCACCACGGGGGACTTTGAACAGTTCATTGCGCGCGATGTCGTGCCGTACGTCGACGCACGTTACCGGACGATTCCCCATCGACTGAGCCGTGGCTTGGTCGGCCACTCGATGGGAGGATACGGTGCGACGCGCATCGGCATGAAGCATCCCGACGTGTTCGGCAGCCTCTACATCATGAGCCCGTGCTGTTTGTCACCGCGCGCAGCCGGACCCGCAAACCCCGAGAATGAGAAAGCCCTCGAGGCCGTGAGAACCCCAGACGACTCGGCGAGGCTGCCTTTCTTCCTGCGCGTTCAGCTTGCGACGGCATCGGCATGGTCACCCAACCCGAAGAATCCGCCATTCTACTTCGACCTCTCGACGAAAAATGGTGCAGTGCAGACCGACGTCCTCGCCAAATGGGCGGCCAACGCGCCGCTGGCCTTTGTCGATCAATATGTCGGCAGTCTGCGCCAGTACCGCGGCATCTCGATCGACGTGGGAGACAAGGACCGCCTGCGGGCCGATGCCAGCAAGCTGCATGACGTCCTCGACAAATACGGAATTGCGAACGGCTTCGAACTGTATCCGGGCACGCACACGAGTGCGGTGGCCGATCGCTTCCAGCATCATGTATTGCGATTCTTCAGCGAGACTCTCTGTTTTCATGCCGGCTGTCGATAGCGACAGGATGTTCCGTCAGCGTCACCGATTCGCATTCGCGGAAGGCGCAACGCGGAACACCCGAACGTGATCTCTGCAGACGATCGGCGCGTGGCCGCTCGTCACAATCGTCGGGGCCGCAGAGCTCAACCGACCTCGAACCGTTCCACGCGTCTGTGCCAGCGGCTATACTGGAAGGGCCCTGTGAGCGCGGTAGATTGGAATGGCTCACAATCGTCCGGCTCCACTAGCGTGGCTGCAAGTGACTCATTCTAAAAGGGAGAGATGACCGAGTGGCTTAAGGTGCACGCTTGGAAATTGCTCTGACGGTCTGCGATGGCGTGCTGCAGATTTCCATTACCGTTGCAGAACCAACGATTTAGCCGCGATTGCGTCACGTCGGTCGATCAGCGTAAACCCCGATAGATCTCGCCCAATCGACAGGGTCACGTCACAGTTACGTCACAGTCCGCGGGGCGTTGAAGGAGCACGCCTTCAGGCGTGTTGCGTTCAAACCACTGGGACCCACGATTCCGTCTGCGGCTGAGATCTCGTCAGGCGGTCTTCGTCCGAACCACCAGATCAACGTCGCAGTTGAGCACCTGCAGCAGGGCCAAGACCTGATCGACAGACTTGCGGTAGTTCGTCTGATCGAGAAGGCGATACAACTGCGCCGCAGACGTCCCGAGCCTTCGCACGATCTCGCGCTTCGAGAGCGGGCTCTCTGCGACTCGCTTCTGTGCTTCGAGCGTCAGTCGGTACAACAGGAGATCGCGGAGGAGCGTTGGATCCTGGTTGTACTCGAGCACCTGCTCGACGTGCACCGTGCCGGTGCGGCCGGAGTGGAGCACGTAGGTAAACGCCTCCCGGCCAGCCTCCGGGTCGACGGAGAGCTCCGTGACCGGGTCTTCGGTCGTCGGTGTCGGCGCCGCCTTCGAGAACGGGAACACGAGCTTCTTCGTCGAGGTGCCGACCTCGAACACCTTCTTCCGATTGTTGTGCCTGACAGAG
It includes:
- a CDS encoding esterase; its protein translation is MRTLTRGGLAVLAALAFAGGRVMLAQVKTDVPRVVEGAKTVTVEHVKIHGASLEGNLEGNAVERETIVFLPPSYGKDQRRRYPVVYALHGYSIGAEEWTHEIHVPQTIEGAFAQGAREMIVVLPDSKTVHNGSMYSSSITTGDFEQFIARDVVPYVDARYRTIPHRLSRGLVGHSMGGYGATRIGMKHPDVFGSLYIMSPCCLSPRAAGPANPENEKALEAVRTPDDSARLPFFLRVQLATASAWSPNPKNPPFYFDLSTKNGAVQTDVLAKWAANAPLAFVDQYVGSLRQYRGISIDVGDKDRLRADASKLHDVLDKYGIANGFELYPGTHTSAVADRFQHHVLRFFSETLCFHAGCR
- a CDS encoding mandelate racemase/muconate lactonizing enzyme family protein gives rise to the protein MPRLTRRDLMCNALFAPIGLLGVPTLSAAVQRASSPYGRPKLKITDVRTAEVMGHGYQLHVRVYTDQGLFGHGEGTDAVQGGVPLVGMFRRFLVGQDPLNVDFLFERIRTSGIFAGAQAGQYVAALTAVETALWDLAGKALELPVYQLLGGKQRDRIRIYCDSQTNNRDDPEAEKKLQQIKDLGFTAVKIDIDDRNDPMRWDSVNWTASNAEIDHMLDKVAFMRESFDKRVDLAVDMHGRYDMTTGKRVAKEAEPFKLLFLEEPVPAENVDAMRDIRESTSTPICCGENLFLRHGFREVLEKRAADIIMPDLQKCGGLLEGRKIADMAHTYYVPFAPHCVVSPIGTMASCHVCAAVPNFLVLEWHWIPRLDLWRNFVQQGEIIQKGFVTLTDRPGLGVDMNEEVTRKAQVPKTPWFVAAEPAS
- a CDS encoding helix-turn-helix domain-containing protein; this encodes MKIRSVRHNNRKKVFEVGTSTKKLVFPFSKAAPTPTTEDPVTELSVDPEAGREAFTYVLHSGRTGTVHVEQVLEYNQDPTLLRDLLLYRLTLEAQKRVAESPLSKREIVRRLGTSAAQLYRLLDQTNYRKSVDQVLALLQVLNCDVDLVVRTKTA
- a CDS encoding TonB-dependent receptor plug domain-containing protein gives rise to the protein MVLTYFAPLRLAAVVPVLVTLLSPLAASAQVATGSIVGAVTDSSGQVVPGAQVTIRHVNRNTATTLVTDQNGAYAALFLVPGEYEVQVELEGFRSWVRSGLVLQVSDRLRIDATLEIGALEETTTVLAGAPVVRTDTSEVGTVIEEKAVKELPLNGRNFATLVYLVPAITPGQANENLSGASTFNPRGASNFNALGHQANSNGWLVDGIDNNEFTFNTVIVAPSVEQVREFKVLTGVFSAEFGRGAGVVSVSTKSGANQLQGTVFEYLRNDAFDARNFFVRKTVAPDGSLIKDPVPPLDRHQFGGALGGPLVIPGLYNGRNRTFFFADYAGIRETRGVTTVNTVPTAATRLGDFSNYRDRDGNLIVIYDPLTTRVDGQGRVVRDPFPNNVIPPDRIHPVGRNIASIYPTPNTGSGNFDNFISTPNREINDNAFSGRVDHRVTDNDSFFVRFNYGRFRLDAPQGQANCCLPTPPDAAAMFDLGPFVAGIQNTTLTTHGAAFNYSKVLGPTFVNELRVGYAKTEPFTTQSDFGHRAAESLGIRGINISDITSGLPNIDVTNFTGISGGPSFLPVNPKQFHYQIEDALVWLKGRHQVKFGYRIVDRFPSPMIHDNTRSQITFGTSFVNDPLTNTGGTGLAAVLLGNFNNASRGFLLEVPNFRVIEQAAFVQDDFKVNSRLTVNAGLRYEIFRPPTEDQNRLANFDFQELRLVYAGEDGTTRSANKKTRYNNFAPRLGLTYALTGDLRTILRTGFGITHFPSPYAAGNLNHLNVPFTISQNVQHQTNPLDFSEVRTIDNPFPLIVPIKPRTTEELLAANPRVIGHGYENETAYAEQWHLGIERHLFSSMLVELEYVGSAGKHLTLCYNPNEVQPGPESLESRRLMQQVAGLSNMLQCDPRNRSTYHAGTVKLQQRFRNGLQFLVSYTYGKSLDYGGAAASGGGAVGGGQTVTNMDAWHGPSGYDTRHRTVISYVYELPFGAGRRWLQDAGGVLQGIAGGWQLAGITTVTTGRPFTVSLQTGVNNGAPSWPDRIGSGKLDEPTVDLWFNPADFQAPPPNTYGNSGRGILYAPGHVNFDMSLSKRFSLAGRSNLELRWDAFNLFNHPGFGFPNDNIGDPNAGRITTTIVDNRSMQFALKVNF